From the genome of Geminocystis herdmanii PCC 6308, one region includes:
- a CDS encoding PAS domain S-box protein: protein MDNNNQNDTDLESFFNLALDLLCIADLKGHFLKVSKAWETILGYSVTELEGHYFLDLVHPDDVEKTLQVMAQLANHQKILYFENRYLCRDGTYRYIEWRSNYYNNLIYAVARDITERKKIDAELLKITSLLNNAQKIANMGGWELDLATGKTFWSDEVYSIHEVDKDFDHNKINGIEFYHPEDQHLIINALNSTQKEKKSFDVTCRFITAKNNLRWVRVSGYPLMENGELVRIIGMFQDITIHKEREEVIKKEQNFSSGIIQNLGDGFSIVNVDGRQIEVNQAFCEMTGFTKQELLNQFPPYIYWPPEEYDNINLAFQQALSSELQHNDFELIFQRKNGDRFPVIVSSSRIEDEQGNIIIFFATIKDITERKQREIELKETKNQLQNVIASLTEVLWSISVPEFKVIYISPSVEKIYGISHEEWMKDYSNWYRVIHPEDQDIISVIWKSMEEKGFSETEYRIITPQGKVKWISSKARYVFNQEGERIRIDGIATDITENQLTKIALAQSEAQLKNMIENLPGVAYQCLNDEEYTTIFISDEIERLTGYKTQDFIDNNISLQRIIRKDYQETIRENVNECLQEKRNFEIQYPMITVNHETIWVYEKGKGIFDREGNLKYIEGLIFDITNQKNTETQLQKINEELVRKEKMLRAISQATKELLSNKDVDRAIAYALATIGEAIEIDQAYYLSIKYEKPEILFSNEYEWYRDGRKPQIKNPKLQNIPVSVFPEAAKIMMEGKPFQRLTKNIADDVPFKQVLLEENIKSFIYIPIFCNNLVQGEIGFDDCHQERIWTEGEIGLLSSFADSISSAMERKNLEENLLLAKRQAESANRAKSEFLANMSHEIRTPLNGVIGFSDLLLQTNVDDTQRQYLKLVHQSGNILQDLINDILDFSKIEAGKLELVIEKHDLWEICNQVIDVIRFKIQDKSIKLLLNIPPNLPRFAWLDDLRLKQVLINLLSNSGKFTNTGKIELSIKILHQKDTIYTLEFSVRDTGIGISPEKQKTIFSAFSQEDESTTRKYGGTGLGLTISNKLVNLMGSQLQLESIQGKGSYFFFVLELPMTTKGSIEPPQSIENVISPPSENKIINDYSAYKILIVEDNRVNITLATVMINKLLPQITIIQAKNGQEAIEKYQQFNPDIILMDIQMPVMSGYEATEKIREINKNIPIIALTACTVKGEKEKCLELGMTDYLHKPINSEEFSRIISQYFEN, encoded by the coding sequence ATGGACAACAACAATCAAAATGACACTGATTTGGAAAGTTTCTTTAACTTGGCGTTGGATTTACTTTGTATTGCTGATTTGAAAGGACATTTTCTGAAAGTTAGTAAAGCATGGGAAACTATTTTAGGTTATTCTGTAACAGAACTAGAAGGTCATTATTTTCTTGATTTAGTTCATCCTGACGATGTAGAGAAAACGTTACAAGTTATGGCTCAATTAGCCAATCATCAGAAAATACTATATTTTGAAAATCGTTATCTTTGTCGTGATGGTACTTATCGTTATATTGAATGGCGATCGAACTATTACAATAACCTAATTTATGCAGTGGCAAGGGATATTACGGAAAGAAAAAAAATCGACGCAGAATTATTAAAAATAACTTCCTTACTTAACAATGCCCAAAAAATAGCCAATATGGGCGGATGGGAATTAGACTTAGCCACAGGGAAAACTTTTTGGAGTGACGAAGTTTATAGTATTCATGAAGTTGATAAAGATTTTGACCATAATAAAATTAACGGCATTGAATTTTATCATCCCGAAGATCAACATCTGATTATTAATGCTTTAAATAGTACCCAAAAAGAAAAAAAATCTTTTGATGTCACCTGTCGCTTTATTACCGCTAAAAATAATCTTCGTTGGGTGAGAGTGTCTGGTTATCCTCTCATGGAAAATGGGGAGTTAGTGCGAATAATTGGTATGTTTCAGGATATTACGATACACAAAGAAAGAGAAGAAGTTATTAAAAAAGAACAAAATTTTTCCAGTGGGATTATCCAAAATCTGGGAGATGGTTTTTCGATCGTGAATGTCGATGGCAGACAAATAGAAGTTAATCAAGCCTTCTGTGAAATGACAGGGTTTACTAAACAAGAATTGTTAAACCAATTTCCACCTTATATTTATTGGCCTCCAGAAGAATACGATAATATCAATCTTGCTTTTCAACAAGCATTATCTAGTGAATTACAACATAATGATTTTGAATTAATTTTTCAGAGAAAAAATGGCGATCGATTTCCTGTAATTGTTAGTAGTTCAAGGATTGAAGATGAACAAGGAAATATAATCATTTTTTTCGCTACCATCAAAGACATCACAGAAAGAAAACAAAGAGAGATTGAACTAAAAGAAACCAAAAATCAATTACAAAATGTAATCGCATCTTTAACAGAAGTACTTTGGTCAATTAGTGTACCAGAGTTTAAAGTTATCTATATTAGTCCTAGTGTTGAGAAAATTTACGGTATTTCCCATGAAGAATGGATGAAAGATTACTCTAATTGGTATCGAGTTATTCACCCTGAAGATCAAGATATTATAAGTGTTATCTGGAAAAGTATGGAGGAAAAAGGCTTTTCTGAAACAGAATACCGCATTATTACTCCTCAAGGTAAAGTCAAATGGATTTCTAGTAAAGCTAGATATGTATTTAATCAAGAAGGTGAAAGGATTAGAATTGATGGTATCGCCACGGATATTACTGAAAATCAACTAACAAAAATTGCCTTAGCCCAAAGTGAAGCTCAACTCAAAAATATGATTGAGAATTTACCCGGGGTGGCTTATCAGTGTCTTAATGATGAGGAATATACCACTATATTTATTAGTGATGAAATTGAAAGGTTAACGGGATATAAAACTCAAGATTTCATCGATAATAATATTAGTTTACAACGAATTATACGAAAAGATTATCAAGAGACTATTCGAGAGAATGTGAATGAATGTTTACAGGAAAAAAGAAATTTTGAAATTCAATATCCCATGATTACCGTTAATCATGAAACAATTTGGGTATATGAAAAAGGTAAGGGGATTTTCGATCGAGAGGGTAATTTAAAATATATAGAAGGGTTAATATTTGACATCACCAACCAAAAAAATACTGAGACACAATTACAAAAAATTAACGAAGAATTAGTCAGAAAAGAGAAAATGTTACGCGCTATTTCTCAAGCTACTAAAGAATTATTATCTAACAAAGATGTCGATCGAGCCATTGCCTATGCTTTAGCCACCATCGGGGAAGCCATAGAAATAGATCAAGCCTACTATTTAAGTATTAAATATGAAAAACCAGAAATTCTCTTTAGTAATGAATATGAATGGTATCGAGACGGCAGAAAACCACAAATAAAGAATCCTAAATTACAAAATATTCCCGTGTCAGTTTTTCCCGAAGCCGCAAAAATCATGATGGAAGGTAAACCTTTTCAACGTCTGACAAAAAACATTGCCGATGATGTACCGTTTAAACAAGTATTATTAGAAGAAAATATCAAATCATTTATTTATATCCCCATTTTTTGTAATAATTTAGTTCAAGGAGAAATAGGTTTTGATGACTGTCATCAAGAAAGAATTTGGACAGAAGGAGAAATAGGTTTATTATCTAGTTTTGCTGATAGTATTTCTAGCGCCATGGAAAGAAAAAACCTTGAAGAAAATCTCCTCCTCGCAAAACGTCAAGCCGAATCAGCAAATCGAGCCAAATCAGAATTTTTAGCGAATATGAGTCATGAAATTCGCACCCCTCTCAATGGTGTTATTGGTTTTTCCGATCTTTTATTACAAACAAATGTAGATGATACCCAGAGACAATATTTAAAATTAGTTCATCAATCAGGTAATATTCTTCAGGATTTAATCAACGATATACTAGATTTTTCTAAAATTGAAGCAGGAAAACTAGAGTTAGTCATCGAAAAACATGATTTATGGGAAATTTGTAATCAAGTCATCGATGTTATTCGTTTTAAAATTCAAGATAAATCTATTAAATTACTTCTCAATATTCCTCCGAATTTACCCCGTTTTGCATGGCTAGATGATTTAAGGTTAAAGCAAGTATTAATTAATCTTTTAAGTAACTCTGGTAAATTTACTAACACAGGAAAAATTGAGTTATCAATTAAAATTCTTCATCAAAAAGATACTATTTATACCCTCGAATTTTCTGTGAGGGATACAGGTATTGGCATTTCTCCCGAAAAACAAAAAACTATTTTTTCGGCTTTCTCTCAGGAAGATGAATCGACAACTCGTAAATATGGTGGCACTGGTTTAGGTTTAACTATCTCGAATAAATTGGTAAATTTGATGGGTAGTCAGTTGCAGTTAGAGAGTATTCAAGGAAAAGGTAGTTATTTTTTCTTTGTTTTAGAATTACCTATGACTACAAAAGGTTCGATCGAGCCTCCCCAATCTATAGAGAATGTGATTTCTCCTCCTTCCGAAAACAAAATTATTAATGATTATTCTGCCTATAAAATTTTGATAGTAGAAGATAATCGAGTTAACATCACTTTAGCAACGGTAATGATTAATAAACTGTTACCTCAAATTACCATTATTCAAGCAAAAAATGGTCAGGAAGCCATCGAAAAATATCAACAATTTAATCCAGACATTATTTTAATGGATATACAAATGCCCGTTATGAGTGGTTATGAAGCCACCGAAAAAATTAGGGAAATCAATAAAAATATCCCCATTATCGCCTTAACGGCTTGTACAGTAAAAGGTGAAAAAGAAAAATGTTTAGAATTAGGAATGACTGATTACTTACATAAACCTATCAATTCTGAAGAATTTTCTCGTATCATCAGTCAATACTTTGAGAATTAG
- the sppA gene encoding signal peptide peptidase SppA — MKNFLQQTFASFVGSLAGLFFFFALSGGGLLIFFLALLLSNNTPKIENQSALVFNLNTQISDAQSESSLSSLLSSDTVPTLTLREITSAINKASEDDRITALYLDGSRGNLTTGYASLAEIRTALENFKARGKKIIAYNVSQGEKDYFLTSIADEINLNPIGAMEMNGFASSQLFFASGLEKYGIGLQVTRVGKFKSAVEPFTRNDFSPESEIQTSELLDDLWDSYLENIIKNRPLKTGEINNIADNKGILQAQEAKDLKLVDQLIYQDEIIDRLKTITNSTNEDSFRQISIRDYLSANDSSNTAQTNKIAILYVEGSIVDGQGRISEVGSTRFVDEIRKIRANKEVKAVVVRINSPGGSAVASELILRELQLTAKEKPLVISMGDVAASGGYWIATAGERIFASNQTITGSIGVFGLLFNVEDITKNNGVSNDVVKTNNFADLSNTFRPKTEAELAIIQQSVDNIYELFLERVSEARNMPIPKVAEIAQGRVWSGKSALKIGLIDEIGGLDSSLEYLNEKLQLNNNYEVVSYPESRTWEVELLNRLSDSKIGKNLTDKETLVHLIWELNTELSLKEILENPHQIYSILPYKLNIK; from the coding sequence ATGAAAAATTTTTTACAACAAACCTTCGCTAGTTTTGTGGGTAGTTTAGCAGGATTATTTTTCTTTTTTGCTTTAAGCGGAGGGGGATTATTAATCTTTTTTTTAGCCTTATTATTATCTAATAATACCCCAAAAATTGAGAATCAATCAGCTTTAGTTTTTAACCTTAATACTCAAATTAGTGATGCTCAATCTGAAAGTAGTTTATCTTCTTTGCTTAGTAGTGATACTGTGCCAACTTTAACTTTAAGGGAGATAACTTCTGCTATTAATAAAGCCTCTGAGGACGATCGAATTACTGCCTTATATTTAGATGGTAGTAGGGGAAATCTTACCACAGGATACGCTAGTTTAGCAGAGATTAGAACCGCCCTTGAAAATTTTAAAGCTAGGGGTAAAAAAATCATTGCTTATAACGTTTCTCAGGGTGAAAAAGATTACTTTTTAACATCTATTGCTGATGAAATTAATCTGAATCCCATTGGTGCAATGGAAATGAATGGTTTTGCAAGTTCGCAGTTATTTTTTGCCTCTGGTTTAGAAAAATATGGTATTGGTTTACAAGTAACTAGAGTGGGTAAATTTAAGTCTGCGGTTGAACCTTTTACTCGAAATGATTTTAGTCCAGAAAGTGAGATTCAAACCTCAGAATTGTTAGATGATTTATGGGATTCATACTTAGAAAATATTATTAAAAATCGTCCTTTAAAAACAGGAGAAATTAATAATATTGCCGATAATAAAGGTATTTTACAAGCCCAAGAAGCGAAAGATTTAAAGTTAGTTGATCAGTTAATTTATCAGGATGAAATTATCGATCGACTCAAAACTATTACTAATAGTACAAATGAAGATTCTTTTCGTCAAATTAGTATCCGAGATTATTTAAGTGCCAATGATTCCTCTAATACTGCTCAAACTAATAAGATTGCCATTCTTTATGTGGAAGGTTCGATCGTCGATGGACAGGGTAGAATATCAGAAGTTGGTAGCACTCGTTTTGTCGATGAAATTAGGAAAATACGAGCAAATAAAGAAGTTAAGGCAGTGGTAGTCAGAATCAATAGCCCGGGGGGAAGTGCCGTTGCATCGGAATTGATTTTAAGAGAATTACAGTTAACCGCCAAAGAGAAACCCCTTGTAATTTCTATGGGAGATGTTGCCGCTTCTGGGGGATATTGGATAGCCACGGCAGGAGAAAGAATTTTTGCTAGTAATCAAACTATTACAGGTTCGATCGGGGTGTTCGGTTTATTATTTAATGTAGAAGATATTACTAAGAATAATGGTGTTAGTAATGATGTGGTAAAAACTAATAATTTTGCTGATTTAAGCAACACATTTAGACCAAAAACTGAAGCAGAATTAGCTATTATTCAACAAAGCGTGGATAATATTTATGAGTTATTTTTAGAAAGGGTATCTGAGGCAAGAAATATGCCCATTCCTAAAGTTGCAGAAATAGCACAAGGACGAGTTTGGTCTGGAAAATCCGCTTTAAAAATCGGTTTAATTGACGAGATTGGAGGATTAGATTCCTCCCTTGAATATCTTAACGAAAAACTGCAATTAAATAATAATTATGAGGTGGTATCCTATCCTGAAAGTAGAACATGGGAAGTAGAATTATTAAACAGATTAAGTGATAGCAAAATAGGGAAAAATTTAACAGATAAAGAAACTTTAGTGCATCTTATTTGGGAACTAAATACAGAATTAAGTCTCAAAGAAATTTTAGAAAATCCTCATCAAATCTATAGTATTTTACCCTATAAACTTAATATAAAATAA
- a CDS encoding efflux RND transporter periplasmic adaptor subunit — protein sequence MSQQSIDRAENHDNNGKSNIVANLDSPNLSFEDDIPEENKKGNGLILGILIGIIGTMIGLKIVNGNPTPETTPVSSPLVTETINTNQTISTTTAQIKQIDRKIEVTGTVSPYELIPVMSQSSNLQIKEILVDEGDMVTQGQILIRLDDTILQAELKQAQAGVVQAQARLAEVKAGTRKEELQRANENVNFAQADLLQAESDLQLARTKLARNKQLEAEGAIPRDRLDELINDESTKKFNVTKNQARFREAKQRLAELQKGEREEVIAQAEASLVEAQTRVKLVEARLKDTIIQSPVNGKIAERNARVGDVTSSFNDRKLFTIIEEGRLELQVKVPENQLKEIASGQKVLISSSANPNLQLTGIVREINPIIDEQSRQGIVKVDLPDNNNLKSGMFVQTSIITNTKSSLTVPMSAVLPQRDSTGVVYIVKPDNTVKMQQVSLGEIINNQDIIIVSGLNVGDVIALKGVNYLQDGSKISIENDQ from the coding sequence ATGAGTCAACAATCGATCGATCGAGCCGAAAACCATGATAATAATGGTAAATCCAATATTGTCGCTAACTTAGACTCCCCTAACCTCTCCTTTGAAGACGATATTCCCGAAGAAAATAAAAAAGGTAACGGTTTAATCTTAGGTATCCTTATCGGCATTATCGGTACAATGATAGGGCTAAAAATTGTTAACGGAAATCCTACCCCAGAAACCACTCCAGTATCTTCCCCCCTAGTAACAGAAACCATAAACACTAATCAAACTATCTCGACTACAACAGCACAAATTAAGCAAATTGACAGAAAAATAGAAGTTACAGGCACAGTTTCCCCCTACGAATTAATTCCTGTCATGTCTCAAAGTAGTAATCTACAGATTAAGGAAATATTAGTTGATGAAGGAGACATGGTGACTCAAGGACAAATTTTGATTCGTCTCGATGATACTATCCTACAAGCAGAGTTGAAACAAGCTCAAGCCGGAGTAGTACAAGCTCAGGCTAGACTAGCAGAAGTCAAAGCAGGTACAAGAAAAGAGGAGTTACAAAGAGCGAATGAAAATGTTAACTTTGCTCAAGCTGACTTATTACAAGCAGAATCAGATTTGCAATTAGCACGAACGAAACTAGCCAGAAATAAACAGTTAGAAGCAGAAGGCGCAATTCCTAGGGATAGACTAGACGAGTTGATTAATGATGAATCCACCAAAAAATTTAATGTCACTAAAAATCAGGCTAGATTCAGAGAAGCTAAACAAAGATTAGCAGAATTACAAAAAGGAGAGCGTGAAGAAGTTATTGCCCAAGCTGAAGCTAGTTTAGTGGAAGCTCAAACAAGGGTAAAATTAGTAGAAGCAAGGTTAAAGGATACCATTATTCAATCTCCTGTTAACGGTAAAATTGCTGAAAGAAATGCGAGAGTAGGAGATGTCACTTCTTCTTTTAACGATCGAAAATTATTTACTATTATTGAAGAAGGGCGACTAGAATTACAGGTAAAAGTGCCAGAAAATCAACTAAAAGAGATTGCATCAGGGCAAAAAGTCTTAATTTCTTCCTCTGCCAACCCCAATCTTCAGTTAACGGGCATTGTGAGAGAGATTAACCCCATTATCGATGAGCAATCTCGCCAAGGCATAGTCAAAGTAGATTTACCCGATAATAATAATTTAAAGTCGGGAATGTTTGTACAGACATCCATCATTACTAACACAAAATCTAGCTTAACCGTACCCATGTCAGCAGTTTTACCTCAAAGAGATAGCACTGGGGTTGTTTATATAGTCAAACCAGACAACACCGTCAAAATGCAACAAGTTTCTCTAGGGGAAATTATTAATAATCAAGATATAATCATCGTTTCGGGATTAAATGTCGGAGATGTTATTGCTTTAAAAGGAGTAAATTATCTTCAAGACGGCAGTAAAATTTCGATCGAAAATGATCAATAG
- a CDS encoding MraY family glycosyltransferase — MNGALSKTNEIYHLIAFLVSMNVVLWSTPVVKTIGLKSGHVDKPDPRKVHRKPIVRIGGVAIFAGTTAGLLIVWWLGGFGILSPEKDAEIWGVTIGAVFFFFIGLADDLFNLSPSSRLLMQSIVAGFAWYKGVRIEFFTLPFGHLINLDMWWLSLPITVIWLVGMVNAINWIDGLDGLAAGVCGIGAVVMLIVSLFMNQPAAALLAAALAGGALGFLRYNFNPAEIFMGDGGAYFMGFMLAGVGVIGLAKTAAVTAVVLPYIILAVPILDMSWVIFSRVAQGKSPFLADNRHLHHRLLKAGVSQRLTVLFIYALTLWVGSFALVFSGFPSGGVYAFAATMLLIYTGWQVWRHRRVDSNEK; from the coding sequence ATGAATGGTGCATTATCCAAAACTAACGAAATCTATCATCTTATTGCCTTTCTTGTCTCCATGAATGTTGTCTTATGGAGTACTCCTGTAGTAAAAACGATCGGGCTTAAAAGTGGTCATGTGGACAAACCTGATCCTCGTAAAGTACATCGGAAACCGATCGTGCGTATAGGGGGAGTAGCAATATTTGCAGGTACAACGGCAGGATTATTAATTGTATGGTGGTTAGGGGGATTTGGTATATTATCCCCAGAAAAAGATGCTGAAATTTGGGGGGTTACCATTGGTGCTGTATTTTTCTTTTTTATTGGTTTAGCCGATGATTTATTTAATCTTTCCCCTTCCTCTCGTCTTCTGATGCAGTCGATCGTCGCTGGTTTTGCATGGTATAAAGGAGTCAGAATCGAATTTTTTACCCTTCCCTTTGGACATTTAATTAACCTTGATATGTGGTGGTTAAGTCTTCCTATTACCGTAATTTGGTTAGTAGGTATGGTAAACGCCATTAACTGGATTGACGGTTTAGACGGATTAGCCGCTGGAGTCTGTGGCATTGGTGCAGTGGTGATGCTTATTGTGAGTTTATTCATGAATCAACCTGCCGCCGCCTTATTAGCGGCAGCCTTAGCAGGAGGCGCATTAGGATTTTTAAGATATAACTTCAACCCTGCCGAGATATTTATGGGAGACGGGGGGGCATATTTTATGGGATTTATGTTAGCAGGAGTGGGAGTCATTGGTTTAGCGAAAACCGCCGCCGTGACGGCAGTAGTTTTACCTTACATTATTTTAGCTGTACCTATTTTAGATATGTCTTGGGTAATTTTTTCGAGGGTAGCGCAAGGTAAATCTCCCTTTTTAGCGGATAATCGTCATTTACATCATCGTCTTTTAAAAGCTGGAGTTTCTCAACGTTTGACTGTATTATTTATCTATGCTTTAACCCTGTGGGTGGGGAGTTTTGCCCTTGTATTTTCTGGTTTCCCTAGTGGGGGAGTTTATGCTTTTGCCGCAACGATGTTGTTAATTTATACGGGGTGGCAAGTATGGCGCCATCGTCGAGTTGATTCTAATGAGAAATAA
- a CDS encoding diguanylate cyclase domain-containing protein, producing MNKKIIIFDDLEEQSQFFLRLLHEANYKVNITDQESELLDLINGEHPDIILLSATFKDKDVYLVCKKIKLLEIGENIPVIFINRDQRYFDAETMFNAGGSDYINYPFSSAEILHKISIQIQLKSLRKELTEKTNQLHKLIPHYQKLKLALEKAKLELAKINQEDRSSILPQKEEFEKTLSQEWLRGARQRSSFGDLAGTNISLIMGEINDFINYQENHEKDLIDNCLEIIGNMIKSTVKRPGDFVGVFNQGKFAILLPNTDQDGAQKVAEIINKNIKDLQIPHHYSDFSEYISFSFGIATGIPSQALPPNILIEVAENALNRALWEKEDDRIVIDNF from the coding sequence ATGAACAAAAAAATTATTATTTTCGATGATTTAGAAGAACAAAGTCAATTTTTTTTAAGGCTACTTCATGAAGCTAATTATAAAGTAAATATTACCGATCAAGAATCTGAACTTTTAGATTTAATTAATGGTGAACATCCAGATATAATTTTGCTTAGTGCAACTTTTAAAGATAAAGATGTTTATTTAGTTTGTAAAAAAATTAAACTCTTAGAAATAGGGGAAAATATCCCCGTTATTTTTATCAATAGAGATCAACGTTATTTTGACGCTGAAACTATGTTTAATGCTGGAGGTTCAGATTATATCAATTATCCCTTTAGTTCGGCAGAAATACTCCATAAAATATCGATACAAATACAATTAAAAAGTCTGCGGAAAGAATTAACGGAGAAAACAAATCAACTTCACAAATTAATACCCCATTATCAAAAACTCAAATTAGCCCTAGAAAAAGCTAAATTAGAATTAGCAAAAATTAATCAAGAAGATCGATCGAGCATCCTACCACAAAAAGAAGAATTTGAAAAAACTTTATCACAGGAATGGCTCAGAGGTGCAAGACAACGATCGAGTTTTGGAGATTTAGCAGGAACAAATATTTCTTTAATTATGGGAGAAATTAACGATTTTATCAATTATCAAGAAAATCATGAAAAAGATTTAATCGACAACTGTTTAGAAATCATTGGTAATATGATTAAATCCACTGTCAAAAGACCGGGAGATTTTGTGGGAGTATTTAATCAGGGAAAATTTGCTATTCTATTACCAAATACAGATCAAGATGGTGCGCAAAAAGTTGCCGAAATAATCAACAAAAACATTAAAGATTTGCAAATACCCCATCATTACTCTGATTTTAGTGAATATATCAGTTTCAGTTTTGGTATTGCCACAGGTATTCCTAGTCAGGCTTTACCGCCAAATATTTTAATTGAAGTAGCTGAAAATGCTTTAAATAGGGCATTATGGGAAAAAGAGGACGATCGTATTGTCATTGATAACTTTTAA